A single Anopheles maculipalpis chromosome 3RL, idAnoMacuDA_375_x, whole genome shotgun sequence DNA region contains:
- the LOC126562562 gene encoding uncharacterized protein LOC126562562: MVEIKSFVFFDLETTGIPQYEHFRTKITELSMVACGRDHLVESNTELPRVMHKLSLCFNPFRMITLGSSQATGLYNDLLEKEAKFDANAGEMVKLFLDRLQKPICLVAHNGNQFDFILLKQHLLRIGVPLPAELYCVDSLPAFRKIETDVERSYLEHNEGLDSEIPELEYKALLVMEELEQANDWMKERQKLNETTPHSGRMEQKYKQALREYLTIGPGEKSPSTQEPSDEEGSSDGSSSSRQEISGKSRKRLFPSTSPDDTEDVKPLPSSPAPAKKLYKLSELYKRTVGKELINAHRAEDDTLALMNCAVVHGKRFVRYADANCVAYEEVKGKF; the protein is encoded by the exons ATGGtcgaaataaaatcattcgTCTTCTTCGACCTGGAGACAACGGGCATTCCACAGTATGAACATTTCCGGACGAAAATTACCGAACTTTCGATGGTAGCGTGCGGGCGGGACCATTTGGTAGAATCGAACACCGAACTGCCACGTGTAATGCACAAATTGTCCCTCTGCTTCAACCCGTTCCGTATGATAACGCTCGGCTCTTCGCAGGCAACAG GTCTTTACAATGATCTGCTCGAGAAGGAAGCAAAGTTCGATGCAAATGCAGGCGAGATGGTAAAGCTGTTCCTTGATCGACTACAAAAACCCATCTGCCTGGTAGCGCACAATGGcaatcagtttgattttataCTGCTCAAGCAACACCTGCTCCGGATCGGTGTACCACTGCCGGCCGAACTGTACTGTGTCGACTCGCTGCCAGCATTCCGCAAGATCGAAACCGACGTAGAGCGCTCGTACCTCGAGCACAACGAAGGGCTGGACAGTGAGATTCCCGAGCTGGAGTACAAGGCGCTGCTCGTAATGGAGGAACTCGAGCAGGCAAACGATTGGATGAAGGAACGGCAAAAGCTTAATgaaaccacaccacacagcGGACGTATGGAGCAAAAGTATAAGCAAGCACTCCGGGAGTATCTTACGATTGGTCCGGGTGAAAAATCGCCCTCAACACAGGAACCATCGGATGAGGAGGGTAGTAGTGATGGTAGTTCCTCTTCACGGCAGGAAATCAGTGGTAAATCCCGTAAACGGTTATTCCCTTCCACTTCGCCGGATGATACGGAGGATGTAAAACCATTGCCAAGTTCTCCGGCTCCGGCCAAGAAGCTTTATAAATTGTCCGAGCTGTATAAGCGCACCGTGGGAAAAGAACTGATCAACGCACACCGTGCGGAAGACGATACGTTGGCGCTGATGAACTGTGCCGTTGTGCACGGGAAACGGTTCGTTCGATATGCGGACGCTAACTGTGTAGCGTACGAGGAGGTGAAAGGCAAATTTTAA
- the LOC126561834 gene encoding uncharacterized protein LOC126561834, which yields MSSTKRITMPRRTQEFEISGPQSSVKKPQTRVSRIAQPVRKSSKLSGLGQFGENGRSRSVERGLNGPPLAGPSTATKKSLNPRSSSATPQVRTPLRHMAHGGLNADNIPSFTIPSTVERERCPVEARQIFDYLAQANVPDLPKEFIDRGNIKAMSMKQFLIIMAHLLRQIGGSRYKIGTNFIDDIMKAITELQCPFTVNKSMLKTPSAPHSIHQVVTMLCWLIQLAAPPVLPSEWAPNYHQAPDFPSPDYTQFFFQSAIESFHLWNLKREEEFGAQVEAMADRLVADKTGGLTQEQVRARTEQIQKQLAAIDADRSKGQTREQSFDGIQREVQEKQRTEKQLAEETKQLAKKYEHHEREYYQRQDQYYDYENAIHKLKEQLARQQMTTKERDELQMLIAHSRNLIAAKRNAIAFLDDESSDYQITLSRLIKQKINFISELNTKVYNFSNTIKPDIHFTPIEISLTSGNYPELQQTLLALEQQLTDVFAQYRELYVRFSKQKLHLEQQVSDVRVTIAPLESKIAKLTDRLQHLQQQRETIVQELGALAERVNDRDTERQRTNELDACVEKVRTQLENNRKAIEKLMHEKHQLMEEGLEQCRQALEERHRKMANYREYVESCENIMKQLVDVCSKKVEQEYESN from the exons ATGTCTTCTACCAAACGCATAACGATGCCGCGCCGCACACAAGAGTTTGAAATATCGGGCCCCCAATCGTCGGTGAAAAAGCCACAAAc CCGTGTCAGCCGCATTGCACAACCGGTCCGCAAATCAAGTAAACTATCCGGCTTGGGACAGTTTGGTGAAAATGGTCGATCTCGTTCGGTAGAACGCGGACTAAACGGACCTCCGCTGGCGGGACCGTCAACTGCGACGAAAAAATCGCTAAACCCACGCAGTAGCAGTGCAACACCTCAGGTACGCACCCCCTTACGGCACATGGCTCACGGGGGACTGAACGCGGACAACATCCCATCATTCACCATTCCTTCGACGGTGGAACGCGAACGATGCCCGGTAGAGGCACGCCAAATATTCGACTATCTAGCGCAGGCAAACGTGCCCGACCTGCCGAAAGAGTTTATCGATCGCGGTAACATAAAAGCGATGTCGATGAAACAATTTCTCATCATCATGGCACATCTGTTGCGACAGATCGGTGGCAGCCGGTACAAAATCGGAACCAACTTCATCGATGACATCATGAAAGCCATCACCGAGCTGCAGTGTCCGTTTACGGTGAACAAATCGATGCTAAAAACACCGAGCGCACCACACTCGATTCATCAGGTGGTAACGATGCTCTGCTGGCTGATACAGCTCGCCGCACCGCCCGTTTTACCATCGGAATGGGCACCAAACTATCATCAGGCGCCCGATTTTCCTTCCCCGGACTATACGcagtttttcttccaatcGGCAATCGAAAGCTTTCATCTGTGGAATTTGAAGCGTGAGGAAGAGTTTGGCGCCCAGGTCGAAGCCATGGCGGACCGGTTGGTGGCGGACAAAACGGGTGGATTGACACAGGAGCAGGTTCGTGCCCGGACGGAACAAATTCAGAAACAGCTGGCAGCTATCGACGCCGACCGATCGAAGGGTCAAACACGTGAACAAAGCTTTGACGGCATTCAGCGAGAAGTTCAAGAAAAGCAACGCACCGAAAAGCAGCTAGCGGAGGAAACGAAACAGCTTGCGAAAAAGTACGAACACCATGAACGGGAGTACTATCAGCGGCAGGATCAATACTACGACTACGAGAACGCTATCCACAAACTGAAAGAACAGCTGGCCCGGCAACAGATGACGACAAAGGAACGGGACGAACTGCAAATGTTAATCGCACACAGCCGGAACCTTATTGCTGCGAAGCGCAATGCAATCGCCTTTCTGGATGATGAGTCTTCCGACTACCAAATCACCCTGTCCCGTTTGATCAAGCAAAAGATTAACTTCATTTCTGAGCTAAACACCAAAGTGTACAACTTTTCCAACACTATCAAACCGGACATTCATTTTACACCGATCGAAATAAGCCTTACCAGTGGCAACTATCCCGAACTACAGCAAACACTGCTAGCACTCGAGCAACAGCTAACGGACGTCTTTGCACAGTATCGCGAGCTGTACGTGCGTTTCAGCAAACAGAAACTGCACCTCGAGCAACAGGTGTCCGATGTGCGGGTGACGATCGCACCGCTTGAATCGAAAATAGCCAAATTAACCGATCGGTTGCAGCATCTTCAGCAGCAGCGTGAAACGATCGTACAGGAGCTTGGTGCTTTAGCGGAACGGGTAAACGATCGCGATACAGAGCGTCAGCGAACGAACGAGCTCGATGCGTGTGTGGAGAAGGTTCGCACTCAGCTGGAAAACAATCGGAAAGCAATCGAAAAGCTAATGCACGAAAAGCATCAGCTCATGGAGGAGGGCCTAGAACAGTGCCGGCAAGCGCTTGAGGAAAGACACCGGAAGATGGCCAATTACCGGGAGTACGTTGAAAGCTGCGAAAACATCATGAAACAGCTGGTGGACGTTTGTTCCAAGAAGGTGGAGCAGGAATACGAATCGAATTAg